The Paenibacillus sp. MBLB1832 genome has a window encoding:
- a CDS encoding DMT family transporter gives MNAMNPTKIPIPIFLLIGIIAISFSSIFVKWSDASAAVIAMYRLFITNVLMLPFLWKYRNEFKRIVRRDWLRIALSGVALGLHFLFWMDSLRFTTVASSTAILTLEPIFVLVGAFLLHGVRASRSSVIAMCIAIIGAICIGWGDFQFSGEALKGDVLSFVGTIAVALHMLLGKNLRERISAFVYSFLAFLFAALTLAITNVASHEPFTGYPPTDWGVFFLLAVVSTIFGHYVFNWLLKYMKASSVSMTVLGEPLGASMLAYFLLGETITTMQLLAGCLLLIGVGLFLRSNEKG, from the coding sequence ATGAACGCAATGAACCCAACCAAAATTCCAATTCCCATTTTTCTGCTTATTGGTATAATTGCTATTTCTTTTTCTTCTATTTTCGTCAAATGGTCAGACGCCTCGGCCGCAGTCATCGCCATGTACAGGTTGTTTATCACCAATGTCCTCATGCTCCCATTCCTATGGAAGTATCGCAACGAGTTTAAGCGGATCGTGCGGAGAGACTGGCTGCGCATTGCACTGTCAGGTGTTGCACTTGGCCTGCACTTCTTATTCTGGATGGACTCCCTTAGGTTTACGACGGTAGCCAGCTCCACAGCGATACTTACATTGGAGCCAATCTTCGTACTGGTAGGCGCGTTTCTGTTGCACGGTGTCCGGGCAAGTCGTTCTTCAGTGATCGCGATGTGTATCGCGATTATTGGCGCGATCTGCATCGGATGGGGGGATTTCCAATTTTCGGGAGAAGCGCTGAAGGGGGATGTCCTTTCCTTCGTGGGGACGATCGCAGTCGCTTTACATATGTTATTAGGCAAAAACTTACGTGAACGCATATCGGCCTTCGTCTATAGCTTTCTCGCTTTCCTATTCGCAGCGCTGACCTTGGCGATTACGAATGTGGCATCCCACGAACCGTTCACGGGGTACCCGCCAACGGATTGGGGGGTGTTCTTCCTTTTAGCGGTAGTATCCACGATATTCGGTCACTATGTGTTTAATTGGCTGCTGAAATATATGAAAGCTTCATCGGTCTCCATGACCGTCCTTGGTGAGCCATTGGGGGCATCTATGCTGGCGTATTTCTTGCTGGGGGAGACGATTACGACGATGCAGTTGTTAGCGGGATGCTTACTGCTGATTGGCGTAGGGTTGTTCTTGCGCAGCAATGAGAAGGGTTGA
- the ytxJ gene encoding bacillithiol system redox-active protein YtxJ, whose protein sequence is MSAWKELTTLTEWQEVFDRSSEKPAVILKHSTTCPVSASALDEYEQYLSGTHNEQVDYYLVKVIESRPVSNQIAEDLGIKHASPQILYFKDKESIWNTSHWSVTNKHMSAVLD, encoded by the coding sequence ATGTCAGCTTGGAAAGAGTTAACAACGTTAACGGAGTGGCAAGAGGTATTCGACCGGTCATCCGAGAAGCCTGCTGTCATCCTGAAACACAGCACAACTTGTCCCGTAAGTGCGAGTGCACTTGACGAATATGAGCAATATTTATCTGGCACACATAATGAACAGGTAGATTATTACTTAGTGAAGGTGATCGAGTCGCGCCCAGTTTCGAATCAAATCGCGGAGGATCTCGGCATTAAGCATGCGTCACCGCAAATCCTTTACTTTAAGGATAAAGAATCGATCTGGAACACGTCGCACTGGTCTGTAACGAATAAGCATATGTCCGCAGTTTTGGACTAA
- a CDS encoding PucR family transcriptional regulator yields MHLTIREALAIYPLTEAKLVAGKQGDSRIVKSVNVMDAPDIADWTKSGEMLFTTAFAMKDSPQETVNLLRKLNDRGAAGLGIKLGRFWTELPQIVVEEADRLHFPIIEMPFQFTFSDGMNALFNAEYRRNTELLQTVLEKQKKLMHVGLKQDHMLTMFQLIRDILGYPMAVVGARGQILYNASTWSPDQLAQNWPSKRKSGWVYTGKDRAYRIGLQQQEEPLGHLLVMPDVLLLTAVEEGLFQQAADILMFHMSYTFRSFVEASAERDMQNYLSRYLDKGAGLEEFMEQAEARGLFIFTGAFQCVVAKVKKESLGAEALHENFKDVKHYMETHAKSSNFRGYHFMLKDRMFSIYSTTQGDGFPEEDLSQLLSKYEGNSATGDGLVFYTSSPKAKPTALREAYMECGETERMGSLLQLPDRVLNFETIEFAHLFQHLSTPTMEDYCAKILRPLLEKDPEYSQEMIRTLEVFIRNDGQVSEAAKQLFIHRNTVTYRLEKISDLLQVDFKKVNDLLKLKAVFLFRQFLQVR; encoded by the coding sequence ATGCATCTTACCATTCGTGAAGCATTAGCGATTTATCCGTTGACAGAGGCTAAGTTAGTCGCTGGTAAACAAGGGGATTCCCGTATCGTTAAATCCGTCAATGTCATGGATGCACCGGATATTGCAGATTGGACGAAATCGGGTGAGATGTTGTTTACAACTGCTTTCGCTATGAAAGACAGCCCGCAAGAAACCGTGAACCTCCTGCGCAAATTAAATGACCGCGGTGCCGCAGGTCTTGGGATTAAACTGGGGAGATTTTGGACGGAACTGCCGCAAATCGTCGTGGAGGAAGCGGATCGTTTGCATTTTCCAATTATCGAAATGCCCTTTCAGTTTACTTTTTCGGATGGAATGAATGCGCTGTTTAATGCTGAGTACCGCAGAAATACGGAATTACTGCAAACGGTGCTCGAGAAGCAAAAGAAATTAATGCATGTCGGTTTGAAGCAAGATCATATGCTAACGATGTTTCAGCTTATTCGTGATATTTTAGGGTATCCGATGGCTGTGGTCGGGGCAAGAGGTCAAATCTTATACAATGCGAGCACCTGGAGTCCAGATCAATTGGCTCAGAATTGGCCGAGTAAGCGTAAATCAGGGTGGGTCTACACAGGGAAAGACCGCGCCTATCGGATTGGTTTGCAGCAGCAGGAGGAGCCTTTAGGCCATTTGCTCGTTATGCCTGATGTGCTATTGCTGACGGCAGTCGAGGAAGGATTGTTTCAACAAGCAGCGGATATTCTGATGTTCCATATGAGCTACACGTTTCGTTCATTTGTTGAGGCGTCAGCGGAACGCGATATGCAAAATTATTTGAGCCGCTATCTGGATAAAGGGGCAGGACTCGAGGAGTTCATGGAGCAGGCCGAAGCGAGAGGCTTATTCATATTTACAGGTGCCTTTCAATGTGTCGTTGCCAAAGTGAAGAAAGAATCTCTTGGCGCGGAAGCGCTGCATGAAAATTTCAAAGACGTGAAGCACTATATGGAAACGCATGCGAAATCGAGTAATTTCCGCGGGTACCATTTTATGCTGAAGGATCGGATGTTCTCGATTTATTCGACAACACAAGGGGATGGATTTCCAGAGGAAGACCTCTCACAACTGCTTAGTAAATACGAAGGGAATTCGGCAACAGGAGATGGTCTAGTTTTCTACACGTCATCGCCAAAAGCGAAGCCTACTGCGTTGCGTGAAGCTTACATGGAGTGCGGCGAGACGGAGCGGATGGGCAGCTTGCTGCAGCTGCCTGACCGAGTGCTCAACTTTGAAACAATTGAGTTCGCGCATCTCTTTCAGCATTTATCGACGCCGACGATGGAAGATTATTGCGCCAAAATTTTGCGGCCGCTGCTCGAGAAAGACCCTGAATATTCCCAAGAGATGATTCGTACGCTAGAGGTTTTTATTCGGAATGATGGTCAAGTGAGTGAGGCGGCTAAGCAATTATTCATTCATCGCAATACCGTGACGTATAGGTTGGAGAAGATCAGCGATTTGTTGCAAGTTGATTTCAAAAAAGTCAATGATCTCTTGAAATTGAAGGCTGTATTTCTATTTCGCCAGTTCTTGCAAGTTCGATAG
- a CDS encoding PaaI family thioesterase produces the protein MDDTQERLIRKLQQLAASAESTFWGFLGCEFVTMENGAITIALEAKPHHLNPIGMVHGGVTSSLLDTAMGIIAMIARPEEKVVTTNLNVHFVSPLYAGRLLVTAELVHQSRKMITAQGRVVDSEGNLGTMGTGTFRVI, from the coding sequence ATGGATGATACGCAAGAACGCTTAATTCGTAAATTACAACAGTTAGCTGCCTCTGCGGAGTCCACTTTCTGGGGTTTTCTGGGATGCGAATTCGTTACCATGGAAAATGGCGCGATTACCATCGCACTAGAAGCGAAACCTCACCATCTCAATCCGATCGGGATGGTGCATGGCGGCGTGACCTCTTCGCTGCTCGATACAGCAATGGGAATCATTGCGATGATCGCTAGGCCCGAGGAGAAAGTCGTGACGACGAACTTGAATGTCCACTTCGTTTCTCCGCTTTACGCAGGGCGATTGTTGGTCACGGCGGAGCTTGTGCATCAATCCCGCAAAATGATTACTGCCCAAGGCCGTGTCGTGGACAGTGAAGGGAATTTGGGCACGATGGGGACAGGAACGTTCCGAGTCATTTAA
- a CDS encoding long-chain-fatty-acid--CoA ligase — MGETKPWLRHYPAEVAPTYEYPKHNLARLLVDSASQFPDRPALFFLGKKLSYRELVTASYQFAHVLLDLGVRSGERVSIMLPNCPSAIIAYFGTLMMGGIVVMTNPLYVERELVHQLSDSEAVVIVTLDLLFERVQKAKSRTFLRHVIVTSIKDYLPFPKNWLYPIKMKRDGAKLDVAYGDGVYAFKKLLRAASAEPICEQVNAEEDIALLQYTGGTTGLAKGVMLTHANLIANTYQTSHWCYREEAGGDRFLGAIPCFHVFGLTVLLNQAMHRAGMLILIPKFDIDMILDTIDKLRPTIFPGAPTMYVALINHKRVKEVDISSINVCVSGSAPLPLEVQERFEALTGGKLIEGYGLTEASPVTHANPIWGFRKIGTIGVPFPDTVTKVVDSDSGEELPIGEIGEIIIKGPQVMKGYWRREQETAKTIKDGWLYTGDMGRMDEDGFFSIVDRKKDLIIAGGFNIYPRDIEEVLYEHPAILEAAVAGVPDEYRGETVKAFIVLREGMTLTEKELDIWCRERLAAYKVPRKVEFRQSLPKTMIGKVLRRQLLEEEMTK, encoded by the coding sequence ATGGGGGAGACAAAGCCTTGGTTGCGTCATTATCCTGCGGAAGTGGCGCCGACGTACGAGTACCCGAAACATAATCTAGCACGTTTGTTGGTTGATTCCGCAAGTCAATTTCCAGATCGTCCTGCCTTGTTTTTCTTGGGCAAAAAACTGTCATATCGTGAGTTAGTCACGGCATCGTATCAATTTGCTCATGTGCTGCTAGATCTCGGAGTTCGTTCAGGGGAGCGAGTATCGATTATGCTGCCGAATTGTCCCTCGGCCATTATCGCGTATTTCGGAACGTTAATGATGGGCGGGATTGTGGTGATGACGAATCCGTTATATGTGGAGAGAGAGCTGGTTCACCAGCTCTCGGATTCGGAAGCTGTAGTGATCGTCACATTGGATTTATTGTTTGAACGTGTACAGAAAGCGAAGTCAAGGACTTTCCTCCGGCATGTCATCGTCACTTCGATTAAGGATTATCTGCCTTTTCCAAAGAATTGGTTATATCCGATCAAAATGAAAAGGGACGGCGCCAAGCTCGATGTTGCGTATGGAGACGGCGTTTATGCCTTCAAGAAATTGCTGCGAGCTGCCTCGGCAGAACCGATTTGTGAGCAAGTGAATGCAGAGGAAGACATTGCGCTTCTCCAATATACAGGAGGCACGACGGGCTTAGCCAAAGGCGTTATGTTGACGCACGCTAATTTAATTGCGAATACGTATCAAACGAGCCATTGGTGCTACCGCGAAGAGGCTGGCGGTGATCGCTTCTTGGGTGCCATTCCTTGCTTCCATGTCTTTGGATTGACGGTGTTATTGAATCAAGCGATGCATCGAGCGGGCATGCTGATTCTCATTCCGAAGTTCGATATCGATATGATTCTTGACACGATCGACAAATTAAGGCCTACTATTTTTCCTGGCGCGCCAACCATGTATGTTGCCTTGATTAATCATAAACGGGTGAAAGAGGTTGATATATCCTCGATTAACGTTTGTGTAAGCGGTTCAGCCCCGCTTCCTTTGGAGGTGCAAGAGCGATTCGAGGCGCTGACGGGAGGTAAGCTTATCGAAGGGTATGGCTTAACGGAAGCCTCGCCTGTCACGCATGCAAATCCGATTTGGGGTTTTCGTAAAATAGGCACGATTGGTGTTCCTTTTCCAGATACCGTGACGAAAGTCGTTGATTCGGACTCAGGCGAGGAATTGCCGATTGGTGAGATCGGCGAGATTATCATTAAAGGTCCCCAAGTGATGAAAGGTTACTGGCGGCGTGAGCAAGAAACGGCAAAGACGATCAAGGATGGCTGGCTGTACACCGGGGATATGGGGCGCATGGATGAAGATGGCTTCTTCTCGATCGTTGACCGTAAGAAAGATTTAATTATTGCGGGTGGCTTTAACATTTATCCTCGTGATATAGAAGAAGTTCTCTACGAACATCCTGCTATTCTTGAAGCAGCAGTTGCCGGGGTTCCTGATGAATATCGAGGTGAAACGGTTAAGGCGTTTATCGTGCTTCGTGAGGGCATGACATTGACCGAGAAAGAATTGGACATTTGGTGCCGGGAACGGCTTGCAGCTTATAAAGTTCCTCGCAAGGTTGAATTCCGTCAATCACTGCCCAAAACAATGATTGGCAAAGTATTGCGGCGTCAATTGTTAGAAGAAGAAATGACCAAGTGA
- a CDS encoding acyl-CoA dehydrogenase family protein produces MTSKIVGGSFVISDLDCQAIVTPEDFTEEHRMIAETTRDYVNGEVMPNDEHLEKLDYDLTVKLMRSAGDLGLLGADVPEIYGGLGLDKVSSTIISENLARASSFALSIGAHVGIGTLPIVFFGTTEQKKKYLPDLATGAKIAAYCLTEPTSGSDALGAKTTARLSDDGKHYILNGSKLYITNAGFADIFIVYAKINGTDFTAFIVEKGDPGFTMGPEEKKMGIKGSSTRPLFFEDVKVPVENLLGEIGKGHLIAFNILNIGRYKLAVGCLGAAKETIELAVKYANTRQQFQTPISRFPLIGKKLAEMNIQTYILESMVYRTTGLFDNILKDIDHTSHDAGKTSAKGISEYALECSINKVFASEVLDFVADEGLQIHGGYGFIQEYKVERIYRDSRINRIFEGTNEINRLLIPGTLVKKAMKGELPLLQKAQELQGELLSYMPGQTFEEMLAEETHLVSMAKKVFLMVGGLAVQKYGMTLEKNQEILSCLADMMIQIFAAESGLLRTLKIIQNQGEAKAANAIQLTTVFVHEAFDKIEAYAKEALSTMEEGDVLRTQLSMLKKLSRRSSVNTVGLKRDIAARVIQGEKFIS; encoded by the coding sequence ATGACAAGCAAAATTGTAGGTGGAAGTTTTGTCATTTCAGATCTTGACTGCCAAGCCATTGTAACACCGGAGGATTTTACCGAAGAGCATCGCATGATCGCGGAAACGACCCGTGATTATGTAAACGGGGAAGTGATGCCCAATGATGAGCATCTCGAGAAGTTGGATTATGATTTGACGGTTAAGCTCATGCGCAGTGCTGGCGATCTTGGTTTGCTTGGTGCAGACGTACCTGAAATTTATGGTGGACTTGGCCTGGATAAAGTTAGCTCAACGATCATCAGCGAAAATTTAGCGCGGGCGTCCTCCTTCGCTTTATCCATTGGCGCACATGTCGGGATCGGAACGCTGCCGATCGTGTTCTTCGGAACGACGGAACAGAAGAAGAAATATTTGCCAGATCTCGCAACGGGAGCGAAAATCGCGGCCTATTGCCTTACGGAGCCGACTTCGGGCTCAGATGCATTGGGTGCGAAGACGACGGCTCGATTGTCTGATGACGGGAAGCATTATATTTTAAATGGGTCCAAATTGTATATTACGAATGCGGGTTTTGCAGATATTTTCATCGTCTATGCCAAAATTAACGGCACGGATTTCACAGCTTTTATCGTGGAAAAAGGTGATCCAGGCTTCACGATGGGCCCTGAAGAGAAGAAGATGGGCATTAAAGGCTCGTCGACGCGCCCTTTATTTTTCGAAGATGTCAAAGTGCCAGTCGAAAACCTGCTCGGCGAGATCGGAAAGGGACATCTGATTGCGTTTAATATTTTGAACATTGGTCGATATAAATTAGCAGTGGGATGTTTGGGTGCAGCCAAAGAAACGATTGAGCTTGCGGTCAAATATGCGAATACGCGTCAGCAGTTCCAGACGCCGATCTCGCGTTTCCCGCTCATTGGCAAGAAGCTGGCAGAAATGAACATTCAAACCTATATACTTGAGAGCATGGTGTACCGCACGACAGGCCTTTTCGATAACATCCTCAAAGATATTGATCACACGAGTCATGATGCTGGGAAGACATCGGCCAAAGGGATTTCCGAATACGCGCTGGAGTGCTCAATTAATAAAGTGTTTGCTTCCGAGGTGCTGGATTTTGTTGCGGATGAAGGCTTGCAGATCCATGGCGGCTATGGCTTTATTCAAGAGTATAAAGTGGAGCGCATCTATCGCGATTCGCGGATTAATCGGATTTTCGAAGGCACGAATGAAATTAACCGCTTGCTCATTCCAGGCACACTGGTGAAAAAAGCGATGAAAGGCGAGCTGCCTTTACTGCAAAAAGCACAGGAGCTGCAAGGCGAGCTGCTTTCGTATATGCCAGGTCAAACGTTTGAAGAAATGTTAGCTGAAGAAACGCATCTGGTGTCGATGGCGAAGAAAGTATTCCTCATGGTCGGCGGACTTGCGGTTCAGAAGTATGGCATGACGTTAGAGAAAAACCAAGAGATATTGAGTTGTCTGGCAGATATGATGATTCAAATTTTTGCAGCAGAGAGCGGATTATTACGCACACTGAAAATCATTCAAAACCAAGGCGAAGCGAAAGCGGCCAACGCGATCCAATTGACGACGGTATTTGTTCATGAGGCTTTTGACAAAATTGAGGCATATGCCAAAGAAGCGCTTAGTACGATGGAAGAAGGAGATGTGCTTCGGACTCAGCTATCTATGCTTAAGAAACTGTCCAGACGCAGCAGTGTCAATACGGTCGGGTTGAAGCGTGACATCGCCGCACGTGTAATTCAGGGTGAGAAATTCATCAGTTGA
- a CDS encoding acetyl-CoA C-acyltransferase: MKEAVIVSITRTAVGRAKKGSFAQTRAEDLGKAVLEEAVRRVPGLDKGDVEDIIIGCAMPEGEQGLNFARTMSLYAGFPVTVPAITVNRFCSSGLQAIAYAAERIMLGHAEVIIAGGVESMSHVPMTGFKLSPHPRLVETMPEVYMGMGHTAEAVAERFGISREAQDGFATRSHQKAAAAIAAGRFVDEIVPVSTSVKGVDERGKAYVREFVFAADEGVRPDTSVEGLSKLKPAFSLGGTVTAGNASQTSDGAAAAVLMSRERAEALGLKPMATFKSFALSGVEPEIMGVGPVKAIPKALQMAGISLADVDLFEINEAFASQCLHIVRELGLDENRVNVNGGAIALGHPLGCTGAKLTTSLIYELQRRGGGYGVVSMCIGGGMGAAGVFQVHAAE, from the coding sequence ATGAAGGAAGCCGTCATTGTATCGATAACGCGAACTGCCGTTGGGCGCGCGAAGAAAGGCAGCTTCGCGCAAACCCGCGCGGAAGATTTAGGTAAAGCCGTACTCGAAGAAGCGGTACGGCGTGTTCCTGGCCTCGACAAGGGCGATGTCGAGGATATCATCATCGGCTGCGCGATGCCCGAAGGGGAGCAAGGGCTGAACTTCGCCCGCACGATGTCGCTGTATGCGGGCTTTCCCGTGACTGTGCCCGCGATCACGGTCAATCGCTTCTGTTCCTCCGGCTTGCAAGCCATCGCTTATGCGGCGGAGCGCATCATGCTCGGCCACGCCGAGGTGATCATCGCTGGAGGCGTTGAGAGCATGAGCCACGTCCCGATGACGGGCTTCAAGCTCTCACCGCATCCGCGGCTGGTCGAGACTATGCCCGAGGTGTACATGGGCATGGGGCACACCGCCGAAGCCGTCGCGGAGCGCTTCGGCATCTCGCGCGAAGCGCAGGATGGCTTCGCCACGCGCAGCCATCAGAAGGCAGCGGCGGCCATCGCAGCAGGCCGCTTCGTCGATGAGATCGTGCCGGTGAGCACGAGCGTGAAAGGCGTTGACGAACGCGGCAAAGCGTACGTTCGGGAGTTTGTGTTTGCCGCTGATGAGGGCGTACGCCCTGATACATCCGTGGAAGGGCTCAGCAAGCTGAAGCCAGCCTTCAGCTTGGGGGGCACGGTGACGGCGGGCAACGCGTCACAGACGTCAGACGGCGCAGCGGCGGCCGTGCTGATGAGCCGCGAGCGCGCCGAGGCGCTCGGGCTGAAGCCGATGGCGACGTTTAAATCGTTTGCACTTTCTGGCGTAGAACCGGAAATAATGGGTGTCGGCCCTGTGAAGGCGATTCCGAAGGCGCTTCAGATGGCGGGGATTTCACTTGCTGATGTAGATCTTTTTGAGATTAACGAAGCCTTCGCTTCCCAATGCCTTCATATCGTGCGCGAGCTGGGCTTAGATGAAAATAGAGTGAATGTGAACGGCGGCGCCATTGCGCTCGGTCATCCGCTAGGCTGTACAGGCGCGAAGCTGACGACGAGTCTGATCTACGAGCTGCAGCGCAGGGGCGGCGGTTATGGCGTGGTGTCCATGTGTATCGGCGGCGGTATGGGCGCCGCAGGCGTATTTCAAGTCCACGCAGCGGAGTAA
- a CDS encoding 3-hydroxyacyl-CoA dehydrogenase/enoyl-CoA hydratase family protein yields the protein MTTIRSAAVIGSGVMGSGIAAHLANVGIPVLLLDRVPTGLTPQEEAAGLSLAHPKVRNRFAVSAMEKLVKTNPAPLYSEAFASRITPGNIEDDWAKLSGVDWIVEVIIENLQAKQELIARIETVWKPGIIVSSNTSGISINAMVANAGAQFKKSFLGTHFFNPPRYMKLLEIIPNTETDPAVVAFMRDFCEKKLGKGVVQAKDTPNFISNRIGTYGLLVTLREMIAKGYTVEEVDAVTGPAMGRPKSATFRTLDLVGLDTFVHVANNVFELVTDPAEKAVFDTPALLKDMVANGWIGEKQGQGFYKKVKSAAGTEIQALNLETLTYAASRKISGASLEASKQAKGTGAKIKALLGAKDRYSELAWNILKPVLIYAAEKCDEIANNIVDIDNALKWGFNWELGPFETWDAIGLKRSVERMEAEGSAVPVWVKDWIAAGHDSFYERKEGRTFALLNAELREVESRPEVISLASLKQQNKVIRSNSGATLIDIGDDVACLEFNSPNNAIGADILTMIQQSVDEVRSNYRGLVVANEGKNFCVGANLMLLLMEAQDGEWDEVDGIIRLFQNAMLKLKRLDKPVVAAPHKMTLGGGVEACMPADQTIFSAETYYGLVETGVGLIPAGGGCKELALLASQQVRDPEVDLQPWINAAFETVAMAKVSTSGHDTKRLGYMRAGDRVVVNPDHRIYEAKQAVLRMDAAGYTPPPQEKIRVVGENGKAVMQVGAYTMLKGGYISAHDQVIANKLAHVLAGGNVPAGTLVTEEYMLDLEREAFLSLCGEQKTQQRMQYMLAKGKALRN from the coding sequence ATGACAACTATTCGTTCAGCAGCCGTCATAGGCTCTGGAGTCATGGGGTCTGGTATTGCGGCTCATTTAGCCAATGTAGGTATTCCTGTTTTACTGCTGGATCGTGTGCCCACTGGGCTAACACCTCAGGAAGAAGCGGCGGGTTTATCGCTTGCGCATCCGAAGGTTCGGAATCGGTTTGCCGTGAGTGCGATGGAAAAACTCGTCAAAACGAATCCAGCACCGCTGTATAGCGAAGCTTTTGCCTCACGAATTACGCCTGGGAATATTGAAGATGATTGGGCGAAGCTAAGCGGCGTCGATTGGATTGTGGAAGTCATTATCGAGAATTTGCAGGCAAAGCAGGAGCTTATTGCACGTATTGAAACGGTTTGGAAGCCAGGGATCATCGTCTCTTCGAATACATCTGGTATATCGATTAATGCGATGGTGGCAAATGCAGGTGCCCAATTTAAGAAAAGCTTTCTAGGGACTCATTTCTTTAATCCTCCGCGGTATATGAAATTGTTGGAAATTATTCCGAATACGGAAACCGATCCAGCTGTTGTTGCGTTTATGCGTGATTTTTGTGAGAAAAAGCTCGGCAAAGGCGTCGTGCAGGCGAAAGATACACCGAATTTTATTAGTAATCGAATCGGGACATATGGCCTTCTGGTTACATTGCGCGAAATGATAGCGAAGGGCTACACCGTCGAGGAAGTTGATGCCGTTACGGGACCAGCGATGGGGCGGCCGAAAAGCGCAACATTCCGCACGTTGGATTTGGTGGGGCTTGATACATTCGTTCACGTTGCGAACAATGTGTTTGAGCTTGTGACGGATCCCGCTGAGAAAGCGGTCTTCGACACGCCTGCTCTTCTGAAAGACATGGTGGCCAATGGCTGGATTGGTGAGAAGCAGGGGCAAGGCTTTTATAAAAAGGTGAAGTCAGCAGCGGGAACAGAAATTCAAGCGCTGAATTTGGAGACGCTGACGTATGCGGCTTCCCGCAAAATTAGCGGTGCCTCCCTAGAGGCTTCGAAACAAGCGAAGGGAACGGGAGCTAAGATCAAAGCGCTCCTGGGCGCGAAGGATCGTTATTCGGAGCTGGCGTGGAACATTTTGAAACCGGTACTGATATATGCTGCTGAGAAATGCGATGAAATTGCAAATAACATCGTGGATATCGATAATGCGCTGAAGTGGGGCTTTAACTGGGAGTTGGGACCCTTCGAAACGTGGGATGCAATCGGCTTGAAGCGCTCCGTGGAACGTATGGAGGCGGAAGGCAGCGCGGTGCCAGTGTGGGTAAAAGATTGGATTGCTGCGGGACATGACAGTTTCTATGAGCGGAAAGAGGGCCGAACTTTCGCATTATTGAATGCTGAGCTCCGTGAAGTCGAGTCGCGCCCTGAGGTGATTTCGCTTGCGTCGCTGAAGCAGCAAAACAAAGTAATTCGCTCGAACAGCGGGGCGACCCTGATCGACATTGGTGATGATGTGGCTTGCCTAGAGTTCAACTCGCCGAATAACGCGATTGGAGCGGATATTCTGACGATGATTCAACAGAGTGTGGATGAGGTGCGCAGTAATTATCGCGGACTCGTCGTCGCGAATGAAGGCAAAAACTTCTGTGTTGGCGCGAACCTCATGCTGTTGTTAATGGAAGCGCAGGATGGCGAGTGGGATGAGGTTGATGGCATCATTCGATTGTTCCAGAACGCGATGCTGAAGCTGAAAAGACTAGATAAACCTGTTGTTGCCGCTCCTCACAAAATGACGCTCGGCGGCGGCGTGGAGGCATGTATGCCTGCAGATCAGACGATTTTCTCGGCCGAAACGTATTACGGACTTGTCGAAACAGGCGTCGGACTCATCCCTGCTGGCGGCGGCTGCAAAGAGTTGGCGCTGCTCGCTAGTCAGCAAGTGAGGGACCCTGAAGTGGATCTTCAGCCTTGGATTAATGCAGCTTTCGAAACTGTGGCGATGGCGAAGGTGTCTACGAGCGGCCATGATACGAAGCGTCTCGGCTATATGCGGGCGGGGGATCGCGTCGTTGTGAATCCAGATCATCGGATTTATGAGGCGAAGCAAGCTGTCCTGCGGATGGATGCAGCAGGATATACGCCGCCACCACAGGAGAAAATCCGCGTGGTCGGCGAGAACGGCAAAGCGGTGATGCAGGTTGGCGCGTACACCATGCTGAAAGGCGGGTACATCAGCGCGCATGACCAAGTGATTGCGAATAAGCTAGCGCATGTATTGGCGGGCGGCAATGTGCCAGCAGGCACGCTGGTGACGGAGGAATACATGCTCGACCTGGAGCGCGAAGCGTTCTTGAGCCTGTGCGGAGAGCAGAAAACGCAGCAGCGCATGCAGTATATGTTGGCGAAGGGCAAGGCGCTGCGGAACTAG